The Papilio machaon chromosome 3, ilPapMach1.1, whole genome shotgun sequence genome window below encodes:
- the LOC106719020 gene encoding inactive ubiquitin carboxyl-terminal hydrolase MINDY-4B — protein sequence MLRENQERPPAYVEELINNTLFAERVLYARNKFLSTSKPAVTGGKPITEELAIELRMTTFGTAACPPRGEWIHSPLVLRAPDQPLAYGLAAPRNSTRSLLSGLQAHLIKWLLFDSRPMTKDNKSTEPPESYLRPSDERQEEALWRACSEVIWRCGGGFNSQNPPETKVTVALPTGKTYVQHSAQYYQDGVTEKLHLFEFNKLEDLQIFIKRYLYVFLLDEGAGALLMLYAAVLSRGCENIIKDLDGKLNYLVSTQVEGSINVTMLVLTGRATPYLHNGVMYVGDEDHYAMPQFGVLFRSLVGLLVWYGSDDNGSGQLTKQHPGSRLKTPALPIWVTCCSGHYGVLFNTNRELLRNYHAERRFDIHYYTCGGCHVVLNVDTRSHEDVAGSLRSDDISATPLEKLIHTKWQDAKITWTGTVPHIGESPK from the exons ATGTTGCGCGAAAATCAGGAGCGTCCTCCAGCGTACGTAGAAG aactaataaataacactCTATTTGCAGAGCGAGTGTTGTATgcaagaaataaatttctctcCACTTCTAAGCCTGCTGTGACAGGCGGGAAGCCTATAACTGAGGAGCTTGCTATC GAGCTTCGTATGACAACATTCGGTACTGCCGCGTGCCCGCCTCGTGGTGAATGGATACATTCACCGTTGGTCCTTCGAGCACCCGACCAGCCGCTTGCTTACGGTCTGGCCGCGCCGCGTAACAGCACCCGATCTTTACTCTCCGGTCTACAAGCCCATCTAATAAAGTGGCTACTCTTCGATTCTAGACCAATGACTAAGGACAACAAGTCAACGGAACCACCTGAAAG CTATTTGCGTCCGTCAGACGAACGACAGGAGGAAGCACTTTGGCGGGCGTGTAGTGAAGTGATTTGGCGCTGCGGCGGAGGATTTAATTCACAAAATCCACCAGAGACAAAGGTTACAGTTGCTCTGCCTACAGGGAAAACATACGTGCAGCATAGTGCACAGTACTATCAGGATGGTGTTACTGAAAAG ctgcatttatttgaattcaaCAAATTGGAGGATTTGCAGATCTTCATAAAGCGCTATCTGTACGTG TTTCTACTGGATGAAGGAGCTGGTGCGTTATTGATGCTTTATGCTGCTGTATTATCCAGAGGATGTGAGAA TATTATTAAAGATCTCgatggaaaattaaattatttggtaTCGACCCAAGTGGAAGGTTCCATAAATGTGACAATGTTGGTTCTCACTGGTAGAGCTACTCCGTATCTACACAATGGCGTTATGTATGTTGGTGACGAGGATCATTAT GCGATGCCTCAATTTGGAGTACTGTTTCGCAGTCTCGTCGGTCTGCTGGTCTGGTATGGAAGTGACGACAATGGCTCTGGTCAACTTACCAAGCAACATCCTGGCTCCAGATTGAAAACGCCAGCTTTACCTATATGG GTGACCTGCTGCTCTGGGCATTACGGTGTATTGTTTAATACAAATCGAGAATTACTCAGGAATTATCATGCTGAACGTCG GTTCGACATCCATTACTACACGTGCGGTGGATGCCACGTGGTCCTCAACGTTGACACTAGAAGCCACGAGGACGTCGCTGGCAGTCTACGCTCTGATGACATCAGCGCAACTCCTTTGGAGAAACTTATTCATACCAA aTGGCAAGATGCGAAGATAACATGGACCGGAACTGTACCGCATATTGGAGAAAGCCCGAAATGA